The following proteins come from a genomic window of Amaranthus tricolor cultivar Red isolate AtriRed21 chromosome 14, ASM2621246v1, whole genome shotgun sequence:
- the LOC130799140 gene encoding uncharacterized protein LOC130799140, giving the protein MDSRSLAKPGFGDGNGRKISVESDFDEFHGCLPKSPMRDRFLNDLTSAPVSLSYDSPLPIRGRGPDDGDFDGVGISPDRLRNVSKSPVRERGGKSSMSVRTRNVSMSPLSGTDTVKRSTARTMHQDISNSSLREGFASKFDERMDKEQGDEVWRDRMTLKTSFHAWLSEDSRSRPSNGISLDRRRQKCRDGVSDEFDQISVGKVSVADEHGMTLEGSIDDAIHGGDSIRETTDRDFSFNEDYAERYRRPRVNAYQWSGGNYGNEVFLRNSRVPIESGMMSASSSSLYGPSSHYLDSIHACVHSRQSGDVRRGPADIHYMEHVELKHTYQEPIQRYPPKELNELDDDLFSSLGLYSEADEYSQDFGYRRGSTQQFLPDNYIPRCSYFNHGPGLDYELEKTFSPPPYDDPYEGQMHRSRQQHFSQYPMPDYVPGQSLNYDRDSFISYRTGVHVHHPIDMQGQDIPSFAYGMPPNSAVNPAGCMNLQRPDPRMYYPKMAHTGPREQTPHLPPRHTRRVQVANQNKRLSLPLLGGSPFVICHKCFELLKLPGNFMTNKKVYQLQCGRCSYIMSFDLRDGSFNVLTFQKKPDPVKCTGVCSESLNESDPTHHHDSCADTSISIESYDFEGNSFQSTESEAREASRRQILALNLDEHARAISPSSRSSKECLSESISVRSSRPNSSEFPFKIRPPTGSPSRELLDHSKQCIDASQDHSIAYTAATSETEVYSHDLSTRSSLLDSRDVPREYEDGSIDRPPYGKSFGSPSGRRSLGSGEVYVNGQQVPSHVVRKAEKLAGPILPGAYWYDPKAGFWGVMGHHCLGIIPPSIQEFSFPMPESCSRGDTTVYVNGRELQKMDLDLLASRGLPAIKGKRYIIDIFGKVLEEKNKDFIINLGKLAPTVVNTRKGYGMRVPMEFMP; this is encoded by the exons ATGGATAGTAGATCACTGGCGAAGCCTGGATTTGGGGACGGTAATGGAAGAAAAATTTCTGTTGAGAGTGATTTTGATGAGTTTCATGGGTGTTTACCTAAGTCACCTATGAGGGACAGATTTTTGAATGATCTTACTTCAGCTCCTGTGAGTTTGAGTTATGATAGTCCTTTACCAATAAGGGGGAGGGGTCCAGATGATGGGGATTTTGATGGGGTTGGTATATCTCCAGATAGGTTGAGAAATGTTAGCAAGTCACCTGTGCGCGAGCGAGGAGGTAAATCTTCAATGAGTGTGAGAACGAGAAATGTGAGCATGTCGCCTTTGAGTGGGACTGATACTGTTAAAAGATCAACAGCTAGGACAATGCATCAAGACATTTCCAATTCATCATTGAGGGAAGGTTTTGCATCTAAGTTCGATGAAAGGATGGACAAAGAACAAGGAGATGAAGTGTGGAGGGATAGGATGACTCTGAAAACTTCATTCCATGCATGGCTTTCTGAGGATAGTCGTTCTAGACCATCTAATGGCATTTCTTTAGATAGAAGAAGACAGAAGTGTAGAGACGGAGTTAGTGATGAATTTGATCAAATTAGTGTAGGGAAGGTATCTGTTGCTGATGAACATGGGATGACATTGGAAGGATCAATAGATGATGCAATTCATGGTGGAGATTCAATTAGGGAAACAACAGACAGGGATTTTAGTTTTAACGAAGATTATGCTGAACGGTATAGGAGACCCAGGGTAAATGCATATCAATGGTCTGGTGGAAATTATGGGAATGAGGTGTTTCTCAGAAACTCAAGGGTACCTATTGAAAGTGGGATGATGTcagcttcttcaagctcactttATGGGCCTTCAAGTCATTATCTGGATTCCATTCATGCTTGTGTTCATTCAAGACAGAGTGGCGATGTTCGAAGAGGGCCAGCTGACATACACTATATGGAGCATGTTGAGTTGAAACATACATATCAGGAACCTATTCAGCGATATCCACCCAAAGAACTGAATGAATTGGATGATGATCTGTTTTCTTCTCTGGGGCTTTATTCTGAAGCTGATGAATATTCACAAGATTTTGGATACAGACGGGGATCCACGCAGCAGTTTTTGCCAGATAATTATATTCCAAGGTGTTCGTACTTCAATCATGGACCTGGCCTGGATTATGAGTTGGAAAAAACATTTAGTCCTCCTCCGTATGATGATCCATATGAAGGCCAAATGCATCGCTCCAGGCAACAACATTTTTCACAGTATCCAATGCCAGATTATGTTCCAGGGCAGTCTTTGAACTATGATCGAGATTCCTTCATATCATATCGCACTGGGGTGCATGTCCACCATCCTATTGATATGCAAGGCCAGGATATACCTTCTTTTGCTTATGGGATGCCTCCTAACTCAGCAGTCAATCCTGCTGGTTGTATGAATCTTCAAAGACCTGATCCACGGATGTATTATCCTAAAATGGCTCACACTGGTCCGCGAGAGCAAACTCCCCACCTTCCTCCACGCCACACTAGGAGAGTTCAGGTAGCTAACCAGAACAAACGGCTCAGCCTACCGCTTTTGGGTGGTTCCCCCTTTGTAATATGCCATAAATGCTTTGAGTTGCTTAAATTGCCCGGTAATTTCATGACCAATAAGAAAGTGTATCAGTTGCAATGTGGGCGTTGCTCTTATATAATGTCATTTGATCTTCGAGATGGGTCTTTTAATGTTCTTACTTTTCAGAAGAAACCTGATCCTGTCAAATGTACTGGTGTCTGTAGTGAATCTTTGAATGAGTCTGATCCTACACATCATCATGATAGCTGTGCTGATACCAGTATAAGTATTGAATCTTATGATTTTGAGGGAAATAGCTTCCAGTCTACCGAATCGGAAGCCCGTGAAGCTTCAAGACGACAGATATTAGCTTTAAATTTGGATGAACATGCTCGAGCTATTTCTCCATCATCTCGATCTTCTAAAGAGTGTCTTTCAGAAAGTATAAGTGTTCGAAGCAGCCGTCCCAATTCTTCAGAATTCCCCTTTAAGATTCGGCCACCAACTGGTTCTCCTTCACGGGAGCTTCTTGACCACTCTAAACAATGTATTGATGCCTCTCAAGATCACTCCATTGCTTATACAGCAGCTACCTCAGAGACTGAAGTTTATTCTCATGATTTGTCAACTAGGAGTAGTTTATTGGACTCCAGGGATGTTCCTAGAGAATACGAAGATGGAAGTATAGATAGACCTCCTTACGGTAAATCCTTTGGTTCACCATCTGGCCGTAGATCCCTTGGAAGTGGTGAGGTATATGTCAATGGTCAGCAGGTGCCATCTCATGTCGTTAGAAAGGCAGAGAAGCTTGCAGGACCTATTCTACCGGGAGCTTATTG GTATGATCCTAAAGCTGGTTTTTGGGGTGTAATGGGCCATCATTGCCTTGGAATAATTCCA CCTTCTATTCAAGAATTCAGTTTTCCTATGCCAGAGAGCTGTTCTAGAGGGGATACTACTGTTTATGTAAATGGCAGAGAACTTCAGAAAATGGATCTTGATTTACTTGCTAGTCGAGGACTTCCAGCTATCAAGGGAAAGAGGTATATCATTGATATATTCGGGAAGGTCCTGGAGGAGAAGAACAAAGATTTCATTATTAACCTTGGAAAACTTGCCCCTAC AGTTGTGAACACAAGGAAAGGATACGGTATGCGCGTTCCAATGGAGTTCATGCCATAA